Sequence from the Streptomyces sp. R33 genome:
CGGCGGCCAGACGGGCGTTGGAGGACGGGCAGTGCGCGACGCCGGTCTTGGTGCGGGCGAACGCGGCGATGTCGGAGTCGTTCATGTGGACGCTGTGCGCCATCCACACGTCCTCGCCGAGCCAGCCGGTCGACTCGAAGTAGTCGGTCGGGCCCATGCCGAACAGTTCCTTGCAGAACTGCTCTTCCTCGACGGTCTCGGAGCCGTGCGTGTGCATGCGCACACCGAGGCGGCGGGCCAGCTCGGCGCCCTGCTTGAGCAGCTCGGTGGAGACCGAGAAGGGGGAGCAGGGGGCGACGGCGACCTGGGTCATCGCGTCGAAGGAGTGGTCGTGGTGCTTCTTGACCGTCGCCTCGGTGTCGGCGAGCGCACCCTCGAGGGTCTCGACGGCGTGGTCCGGGGGCAGGCCGCCGTCCTTCTTGCTGCGGTCCATGGAGCCGCGGGCGAGGGTGAAGCGGACGCCCATCTCGGACGCGGCGCGGATGATCGCGCCGGAGAGGTCGCCGGAGCCCTTGGGGTAGACGTAGTGGTGGTCCATGGCGGTGGTGACGCCGCCCTTGGCCATCATCGCCAGGGAGCCCTGGGCGGCCGTGTAGGCCATCTGCTCGTCGATGCGCGCCCACGTCGGGTACAGCGCGACGAGCCAGTTGAAGAGGTTGTGGTCGGTGGCCAGACCGCGGGTGATCCACTGGTAGAAGTGGTGGTGCGTGTTGACCAGACCCGGGGTGACGAGGTGACCCGTGCCGTCGATGCGGCGGACCACATTGTCGAGGTTCTCGGGGGCTTTGCCCGCACCGATGGACTCGATCTTGTTGCCGGCGACGACAACGTGGCCCGAGGCGTACTCGGTGTCGTTCGCGTCGACGGTCGCAATCGCACAGTTCTCGATGACGATGCGCTCTACGGCGCCGTCATGCGCTGCCGATGCTGCCATGGGACTTCCTCGTGCTTTCAGTGGCGGTGGGGGCACGGCAGGACCCAGGGGATTTGAGTGCCGGAGGCGGGGGACCTCGACAGCTGACAGTACTGCCGTCCCTCGTTGTGCGTCCGGGTGCCGATTCAGGAAGTTGAAGCGTGTCGCGCGGTCCCGGGGCCACTGCGGAGCCCCGGGACGCGCGTGCCGTGTCAGAGGTTGGTCATGTCCACGGGGATGCGGGCGTCAGCGCCGTCCCGAAGGATCGTGGCCTCGATCAGACCGTACGGGCGGTCCGCGGCGAAGTAGACCTCGTTGTCGTTCTTGAGCCCGAACGGCTCGAGGTCGACGAGGAAGTGGTGCTTGTTCGGGAGCGAGAAGCGGACCTCGTCGATCTCCGAGCGGTGGTTGATGATGCGCGAACCCATCTGGTACAGGGTCTGCTGCAGCGAGAGGGAGTAGGTCTCCGCGAACGCCTGGAGCATGTGCTTCTTGGTCTCGGCGTAGGACTTCTCCCAGTTGGGCATCCGCTGCTCGTCGTCCGACCAGTTGAAGCGCCAGCGGCCCGACACCTGGGTGGCCAGGATGCGGTCGTACGCCTCCTGCAGGGTCGTGTACTTGTCCTTCACGTAACCCCAGAACTCCGAGTTCGTGGAGTTCATGACGATCAGGTCCTTGAGGCCGGAGATGACCTCCCAGTTCTGGCCGTCGTACGTGATCTGGGTGACGCGGGTCTCCATGCCCTTGCGGACGAAGGAGTGGTTCACCTCGTCGGAGCCGATGAACTTGGAGTTGGCGTCCGAGGTGGCGATCCGGTCCCAGGCGTACTCCTCGATCCGGATGCGCGCACGCTGGATCGGCTCCTGGCTGTTCACGAACCAGCGCGCCAGGTGGATGCCGAACTGCTCGGCGGACTCGATGCCGTACTCCTTGGCGAACGCGTACACCGTGTTCTTGGTGGTGTCCGTCGGAAGGACGTTGGCGTTCGAGCCGGAGTAGTGGACGTCGTCCATGTCGCCGGAGAGGGCGACCGAGACGTTCAGGTCCTTGATGTGGTGGGTGTCGCCGTCCCGCGTGATCTTGACGACGCGGTTCTCTGCCTTGCCGTACTGGTTCTGGCCCAGAATCGTGGCCATGCTAGCTCCCTCGGTAAACGGAGTAGCCGAACGGGTTGAGCAGCAGCGGTACGTGGTAGTGCTCGCCCGGGTTCACCGCGAAGGTGATGGTGACCTCGGGGAAGAACGCACCGCTGTCCCTTACGCGGGGGGCGTCCTGCTGCGCCTCGGCTTGCTTCTTCTCGAAGTACGTCTCGGTCTCGAAGTCGAGACGTACGTGGGTGGTGCCCTCCGGCAGCGCCGGCAGGTCCTTGCAGCGCCCGTCCGCATCGGTGGCGGAGCCGCCCAGGGCCGCCCACTCGCCGTCCAGCCCGGCACGGGCGGACAGGGAGATGGCGACGCCCTCGGCGGGGCGTCCGATGCTGGTGTCCAGGATGTGCGTGGACACCGACGCGGTGGTCGCGGTGCTCATGCTCACGCTCCTTCTTCTGCGAGTTCGACGAGGCGGGTCAGACGGATCCGGTTGATCTTCACGAGCTCGCCGCGGGCGATCTCCCGCTCCTGCTCCGGCGAATTGTCGATCCGGACCTTGACCGCGTCCCGCATGAACTCACCGGTCGCACCGGTGGCGCAGATGAGGAAGACGTGGCCGAACTTCTCCTGGTACGCCAGGTTCAGTTCGAGGAGCTCGTTCTTGAGCTCCTCCGAGGCTCCGGCCATGCCGCGCTGCTCGCGGGCGGAGGTCGGGTCTCCCGGCTTCGGCCGGCCGATCGGCGCGTGGCCTGCCATCGCTTCGGCCAGGTCCTCGGCGGTGAGCTCGGCCATGGCGGCCTCGTTCGCGGAGAACAGGGAGTCGGCGGTGGCGAAGGGGCGCTGGGCGAGCAGCTTGCTCCCCCATGCCGAACTGGCGCACACCTCGTGCAGCTCGGCCGTGGCCGCGCTGTCGTCCAAGGCGTTGAACCGGGTGAGACCCGGGGTCGGACTCGAAGTCACGGTAGGCCTCCGTGGCCTGTTGTTGCTTTGACGGGCTGCGCATAGCTAACGCCCTCGACAACACGGCGTCAACACTTTGTTGAAACTTCCCGTACACAAAAGCCGCCGCCCGGGTGAATTGGGCGGCGGCTCGTCACAGCGGGTCAAGCAGGCTTCACGCCTTGCTGTTCTTGTTGGGGTTTTCCCTGTTCAGATAGTTGTAGACCGTGAAGCGGCTTACGCCCAGGGCGCCCGCGACCGTCTCCACGCCGTGCCGGACGGAGAAGGCGCCGCGCGCTTCCAGTATCCGGACGATGTCCTGCTTGGACTTCCGGTCGAGCTGTGACAACGGTACGCCGTGGCGGCGCTCCAGCGCCGCGAGGATGTGGTCCAGCGAGTCGGACAACTGGGGCAGGCGCACGGCCAGCAGGTCCTCACCCTCCCAGCTGAGCACGACATCGTCGGGCAGCGCCTGGGCCGGATCCATCAGCTCGCCACCCATCGCGTCGACCAACGGCTTGACCGCGGTGACGAACGGGTGGTCGCGGGGCTCGGTCATGGGGTGTCCTCCCCGATCACGTTGACCTGGAGCGAGACGCGCGTGGCCCCGGACTCCAGCGAGTCGCGCAGCAGCGCGGCCACCGCGGCCAGCACCTCGTCGGCGTCACCCTCGGCGGTATTGCCGAACGGACCGACGTCCACCGCGTCCAGCTGGGCCTTCTGGATGACCTCGCGAGCGGCCACGGCATGGGCAGGGGCCTCTTCGAGATCGAAGGGCTCGGTCGTGAACTCCACTCTCAATCGCACGCTGGTCAAGCTACCTCCCAGTCGGCTTTTTTCGGCAGTTCGCACTTGACATCTGCGACAAGCCCCATGCAGTCTTCCATCAAGCAGAAACTAACTTCCGCAATACGGAAGGAGCGCACACCCCTCATGGGATACACGGACCAGCGCTTCGATGTGAACCTTTCGATCCTCTTCACGGAACTCCCGCTTCTGGAGCGTCCCGCGGCTGCCGCCGCGGCGGGCTTCACGGCGGTCGAGCTGTGGTGGCCCTGGATCGAGACCCCCACCCCCGCTCAGGCGGAGCTCGACGCCCTCAAGAAGGCTCTTGAGGACGCCGGGACCCAGCTGGTGGGCCTGAACTTCTACGCCGGCCAGCTGCCGGGCCCGGACCGCGGTGCGGTATCGGTTCCCGGTGAGGAGTCGGAGCGCTTCAACGCCAACATCAACGTGGCTGCGGACTTCGCCGCCTCGGTCGGCTGCAAGGCGCTGAACGCCCTCTACGGCAACCGCGTCGAGGGTGTGGACCCGGCCGTCCAGGACGAGCTCGCCCTGAAGAACCTGGTCGTGGCGGCCCGGGCCGCGGACCGCGTCGGCGCGATCCTCCTGATCGAGACCCTCAACAAGCCCGAGTCGCCGCTCTACCCGCTGGTGAGCGCCCCGGCCGGCATCGAGGTAGTGGACAAGGTGAACGAGGCCACCGGCCTCGGGAACGCCAAGTTCCTGCTCGACCTGTACCACCTGGCGATGAACGATGAGGACCTCTCCGAGGTCATCGAAAAGTACGCCGCCAAGACCGGGCACGTCCAGATCGCGGACAAGCCCGGACGCGGTGCCCCCGGCACCGGCGAGCTGCCCCTCGAGGAGCTGCTCGACCAGCTGAAGAAGGCCGGATACGAGGGCTACGTAGGCCTGGAGTACAAGGCCGCCGACGCCGCCGCTTCCTTCGCGTGGCTGCCGGCCGAGGCCCGCGCCGCCCAGTAGGCGGACAAAGTCCAGGCGATCAGCCAGGCACGTCACGCACTTTTCGTACAAAGCATTAAGAGAAGGACCCTCATCATGAGCAACCCCACTGCGCTCCCGTCGATCGCCTGGATCGGGCTCGGCATCATGGGCTCCCCCATGGCCGAGAACCTCCTGAAGGCCGGCTACTCGGTCACCGGCTTCACGCTGGAGCAGGACAAGCTGGACCGCCTGGCCGCCGCCGGCGGCACCGCCGCCGGCTCGATCGCCGAGGCCGTCAAGGACGCCGACGTCATCATCACGATGGTGCCCGCCTCCCCGCAGGTCGAGGCCATCTCGTACGGCGAGAACGGCATCCTCGAGAACGCGAAGTCCGGCGCGCTGATCATCGACATGTCGTCGATCACCCCGCAGACCTCGATCGACCTCGCCAAGAACGCTGCCGAGAAGGGCATCCGCGTCATCGACGCCCCGGTGTCCGGCGGCGAGGCCGGCGCCATCGAGGCCGTCCTGTCGATCATGGTGGGTGGCGAGAAGGCCGACTTCGACGCGGCGCTGCCGATCCTCGAGGCGCTCGGCAAGGTCATCGTCCTGTGCGGTCCGCACGGCTCCGGCCAGACGGTGAAGGCCGCCAACCAGCTCATCGTCGCGGTGAACATCCAGGCGTGCGCCGAGGCCGTGGTCTTCCTCGAGAAGTCGGGCGTGAACCTCCAGGCCGCCCTGGACGTCCTCAACGGCGGTCTGGCCGGCTCCACGGTCCTGACCCGCAAGAAGGACAACTTCCTGAACCGCGACTTCAAGCCCGGCTTCCGCATCGACCTGCACCACAAGGACATGGGCATCGTCACCGACGCCGCCCGCAACGTCGGTGCGGCCCTCCCGGTCGGCGCGGTCGTCGCCCAGCTGGTCGCCTCGCTGCGCGCCCAGGGTGACGGCGGCCTGGACCACTCGGCCCTGCTGCGTGCGGTCGAGCGCCTCTCCGGCGCCCAGATCTGAGCCCGCGGCCCGCTCGCCGGGCCGCCGCTCCTCCCCCTCCGGGGGGCCTGAGTTTCCGGATGGTGCCGGTGCTGACACCTGTCCTGTCGCGCCCAAGCGCCGGCACCGTCCGGATCACCTCTCTCCATCTTTGTTCAACAAACTGTTGACGCTGCGTTCGGCCTGAAATTAGGCTGTTCCGCATGACGGGAGACGCTTTCCGTCAGCAGGTTCCCGTACGGAAGGTCACCATGTCGAAGCGCACGCTGACGACCGAGTCCGGCGCCCCGGTCGCCGACAACCAGAACTCCGCCACCGCCGGCGTCGGTGGCCCGCTGCTGATCCAGGACCAGCAGCTGCTCGAGAAGCTTGCCCGCTTCAACCGGGAGCGCATCCCGGAGCGCGTGGTGCACGCCCGCGGCTCGGCCGCGTACGGCTACTTCGAGGTGACCGACGACGTCACCGCGTACACCAGCGCCGCGTTCCTGAACACGGTCGGCAAGAAGACCGAGACCTTCCTGCGGTTCTCCACCGTGGCCGACTCGCTGGGTGGCGCGGACGCGGTCCGCGACCCGCGCGGCTTCGCGCTGAAGTTCTACACCGAAGAGGGCAACTACGACCTCGTCGGCAACAACACCCCGGTGTTCTTCATCAAGGACCCGATCAAGTTCCCCGACTTCATCCACTCCCAGAAGCGCGACCCGTTCACGGGCAAGCAGGAGCCGGACAACGTCTGGGACTTCTGGGCGCACGCCCCCGAGGCGACGCACCAGATCACCTGGCTGATGGGTGACCGCGGCATACCCGCCTCGTACCGGCACATGAACGGCTACGGCTCCCACACGTACCAGTGGACGAACGAGCAGGGCGAGGCCTTCTTCGTCAAGTACCACTTCAAGACGAACCAGGGCATCCGCTGCCTGTCGTCCGAGCAGGCCGCCGAGCTCGCGGGCAAGGACGGCAACAGCCACCAGACCGACCTGCTCCAGGCGATCGAGCGCGGTGTGAACCCGAGCTGGACCCTGTACGTCCAGATCATGCCGGCCGCCGAGGCCGCGGAGTACCGCTTCAACCCGTTCGACCTGACCAAGGTGTGGCCGCACAGCGACTACCCGCTGCAGCGCGTGGGCCGCCTGGTCCTCGACCGCAACCCGGACAACGTCTTCGCCGAGGTCGAGCAGTCTGCGTTCTCCCCGAACAACTTCGTCCCGGGCATCACCGCCTCGCCGGACAAGATGCTCCAGGGCCGCCTGTTCGCGTACGCCGACGCCCAGCGCTACCGCCTCGGTGTGAACCACACCCTGCTGCCGGTCAACGCCCCGAAGGCGACGAAGGCCGAGAACTACGGCCGCGACGGCGTCATGGCGCTGCGCAACGGCTCGCGCCACGACAAGAACTACGAGCCCAACTCGTACCAGGGTCCGGCCGAGACCGGTCTGGCGCTGGGCGCCCCGAAGGCCGTCTCCGGCTACACGGGCACCCACGAGGCCCCGGCCCACACCAAGGACGACGACTTCTTCCAGGCCGGTGAGCTCTACCGCCTGATGTCGGAGGCCGAGAAGCAGCGTCTGGTGGCGAACATCGCCGGCGGCCTGTCTCAGGTCACCCTCGAGGACGTCATCGAGAAGAACCTGGCTCACTTCCACGCCGCGGACGCCGATTACGGCAAGCGCGTCGAGGAGGCCGTCCGCGCCCTGCGCGACGCCTGAGCCCATAGCTGCACCGGGGACCTGGCGGGAGGTCAGGTCCCGGGTGCCGAGCCCGAACCGCGGACCCGGATGAGGGGTGGTACGCGGTAAGGGCCGGACGAGGACCGCGACGGGCGTGTGAGCCAGTGCGGTGGTAATGGGGGCCGAGGCCCGTCTCTTGACCTGAGGGAGACGAAGCCGAAGCTCTCGTCACCGCCCGTCGCGGTCCCAGCCACTCCTCATACACAGGGGCCACGCACAGGGTCCCCTG
This genomic interval carries:
- the pucL gene encoding factor-independent urate hydroxylase, with amino-acid sequence MATILGQNQYGKAENRVVKITRDGDTHHIKDLNVSVALSGDMDDVHYSGSNANVLPTDTTKNTVYAFAKEYGIESAEQFGIHLARWFVNSQEPIQRARIRIEEYAWDRIATSDANSKFIGSDEVNHSFVRKGMETRVTQITYDGQNWEVISGLKDLIVMNSTNSEFWGYVKDKYTTLQEAYDRILATQVSGRWRFNWSDDEQRMPNWEKSYAETKKHMLQAFAETYSLSLQQTLYQMGSRIINHRSEIDEVRFSLPNKHHFLVDLEPFGLKNDNEVYFAADRPYGLIEATILRDGADARIPVDMTNL
- a CDS encoding catalase — its product is MSKRTLTTESGAPVADNQNSATAGVGGPLLIQDQQLLEKLARFNRERIPERVVHARGSAAYGYFEVTDDVTAYTSAAFLNTVGKKTETFLRFSTVADSLGGADAVRDPRGFALKFYTEEGNYDLVGNNTPVFFIKDPIKFPDFIHSQKRDPFTGKQEPDNVWDFWAHAPEATHQITWLMGDRGIPASYRHMNGYGSHTYQWTNEQGEAFFVKYHFKTNQGIRCLSSEQAAELAGKDGNSHQTDLLQAIERGVNPSWTLYVQIMPAAEAAEYRFNPFDLTKVWPHSDYPLQRVGRLVLDRNPDNVFAEVEQSAFSPNNFVPGITASPDKMLQGRLFAYADAQRYRLGVNHTLLPVNAPKATKAENYGRDGVMALRNGSRHDKNYEPNSYQGPAETGLALGAPKAVSGYTGTHEAPAHTKDDDFFQAGELYRLMSEAEKQRLVANIAGGLSQVTLEDVIEKNLAHFHAADADYGKRVEEAVRALRDA
- a CDS encoding 2-hydroxy-3-oxopropionate reductase, which gives rise to MSNPTALPSIAWIGLGIMGSPMAENLLKAGYSVTGFTLEQDKLDRLAAAGGTAAGSIAEAVKDADVIITMVPASPQVEAISYGENGILENAKSGALIIDMSSITPQTSIDLAKNAAEKGIRVIDAPVSGGEAGAIEAVLSIMVGGEKADFDAALPILEALGKVIVLCGPHGSGQTVKAANQLIVAVNIQACAEAVVFLEKSGVNLQAALDVLNGGLAGSTVLTRKKDNFLNRDFKPGFRIDLHHKDMGIVTDAARNVGAALPVGAVVAQLVASLRAQGDGGLDHSALLRAVERLSGAQI
- a CDS encoding TIM barrel protein; the protein is MGYTDQRFDVNLSILFTELPLLERPAAAAAAGFTAVELWWPWIETPTPAQAELDALKKALEDAGTQLVGLNFYAGQLPGPDRGAVSVPGEESERFNANINVAADFAASVGCKALNALYGNRVEGVDPAVQDELALKNLVVAARAADRVGAILLIETLNKPESPLYPLVSAPAGIEVVDKVNEATGLGNAKFLLDLYHLAMNDEDLSEVIEKYAAKTGHVQIADKPGRGAPGTGELPLEELLDQLKKAGYEGYVGLEYKAADAAASFAWLPAEARAAQ
- the uraH gene encoding hydroxyisourate hydrolase, translated to MSTATTASVSTHILDTSIGRPAEGVAISLSARAGLDGEWAALGGSATDADGRCKDLPALPEGTTHVRLDFETETYFEKKQAEAQQDAPRVRDSGAFFPEVTITFAVNPGEHYHVPLLLNPFGYSVYRGS
- a CDS encoding 8-oxoguanine deaminase; amino-acid sequence: MAASAAHDGAVERIVIENCAIATVDANDTEYASGHVVVAGNKIESIGAGKAPENLDNVVRRIDGTGHLVTPGLVNTHHHFYQWITRGLATDHNLFNWLVALYPTWARIDEQMAYTAAQGSLAMMAKGGVTTAMDHHYVYPKGSGDLSGAIIRAASEMGVRFTLARGSMDRSKKDGGLPPDHAVETLEGALADTEATVKKHHDHSFDAMTQVAVAPCSPFSVSTELLKQGAELARRLGVRMHTHGSETVEEEQFCKELFGMGPTDYFESTGWLGEDVWMAHSVHMNDSDIAAFARTKTGVAHCPSSNARLAAGIARVPDMLAAGVPVGLGVDGTASNESGELHTELRNALLINRLNPVHREAALNARQALRLGTYGGAQVLGRADNIGSLEVGKCADLVMWNLSTLAHSSIADPVTALVFGAAAPVTLSLVNGKQIVENNRLLFADEDAIAVSTREEAQRLARISAQG
- a CDS encoding helix-turn-helix domain-containing protein, which gives rise to MTEPRDHPFVTAVKPLVDAMGGELMDPAQALPDDVVLSWEGEDLLAVRLPQLSDSLDHILAALERRHGVPLSQLDRKSKQDIVRILEARGAFSVRHGVETVAGALGVSRFTVYNYLNRENPNKNSKA
- the uraD gene encoding 2-oxo-4-hydroxy-4-carboxy-5-ureidoimidazoline decarboxylase, which translates into the protein MTSSPTPGLTRFNALDDSAATAELHEVCASSAWGSKLLAQRPFATADSLFSANEAAMAELTAEDLAEAMAGHAPIGRPKPGDPTSAREQRGMAGASEELKNELLELNLAYQEKFGHVFLICATGATGEFMRDAVKVRIDNSPEQEREIARGELVKINRIRLTRLVELAEEGA
- a CDS encoding thiamine-binding protein, coding for MRLRVEFTTEPFDLEEAPAHAVAAREVIQKAQLDAVDVGPFGNTAEGDADEVLAAVAALLRDSLESGATRVSLQVNVIGEDTP